From the genome of Nitrosopumilus sp., one region includes:
- the cobI gene encoding precorrin-2 C(20)-methyltransferase, with protein sequence MAGLIGIGVGPGDVDLLTVKAVRAIQNADIIMCPASNENRPSIAFTVVSPIIDQSKNQEIIKLIFPMTKDKDVLEATWKKNAKIMAETVLTGKNVVYLTVGDPFLYSTWIYMHKDLRENYPEMDVSVIPGIVSMFTFAAKVGVSIAEGAEKVAIIPSCYDLSSVKEIAKHSESMIFLKDGRYFDQVIKVLKESGFPNDSIFAIGQDLGTENEIIRKMTLGEVNDSSLTTKYFSILVVKRV encoded by the coding sequence ATGGCTGGATTAATTGGGATAGGCGTGGGTCCTGGAGACGTTGATTTACTTACTGTCAAGGCGGTAAGGGCAATTCAGAATGCAGATATCATAATGTGTCCAGCTTCAAATGAAAATAGACCAAGTATTGCTTTTACAGTAGTCTCGCCCATAATCGATCAATCTAAAAATCAAGAAATCATAAAACTAATTTTCCCAATGACAAAAGATAAAGACGTTCTTGAAGCCACATGGAAAAAAAATGCCAAAATAATGGCTGAAACCGTGTTGACAGGAAAAAATGTTGTTTATCTTACAGTAGGTGATCCTTTCTTGTATAGTACTTGGATCTATATGCATAAAGATCTAAGGGAAAACTATCCTGAAATGGATGTCAGTGTAATTCCTGGAATTGTATCCATGTTTACATTTGCAGCTAAAGTTGGTGTAAGTATTGCAGAGGGTGCAGAAAAAGTTGCCATCATTCCATCATGTTATGATTTATCAAGTGTAAAAGAAATAGCAAAACATTCTGAATCTATGATATTTCTTAAAGATGGACGTTATTTTGATCAGGTCATTAAGGTTCTAAAGGAGTCTGGTTTTCCAAATGATTCTATCTTTGCTATTGGACAAGATCTTGGAACAGAAAATGAAATTATTAGAAAAATGACTTTGGGAGAAGTAAATGACTCTTCATTAACTACAAAATATTTTTCAATCTTGGTGGTAAAACGTGTCTGA
- a CDS encoding DUF126 domain-containing protein — protein sequence MKKILVSGKVEGVVLKSEDPINFLGTVNKKTGIISDKNHDLFEKPVKNTILLFPSGIGSSVGAYTIYSIKSNDAAPLAMICKKADLTVVTGCALANIPLIIISEEEFTSIKNGMSLSFDTDSSNQIHYQ from the coding sequence ATGAAAAAAATTTTAGTTTCAGGAAAAGTGGAAGGAGTTGTTTTAAAATCTGAGGATCCAATTAATTTCTTAGGTACTGTAAACAAAAAAACTGGAATTATCAGTGATAAGAATCATGATCTTTTTGAAAAACCAGTTAAAAATACAATTCTTTTATTCCCTTCAGGAATTGGAAGTAGTGTTGGGGCATATACAATTTATTCAATTAAATCAAATGATGCAGCACCGCTTGCAATGATTTGTAAAAAAGCAGATCTTACAGTGGTTACTGGATGTGCGTTAGCAAATATTCCACTAATTATTATCAGCGAAGAAGAATTCACATCTATTAAAAATGGCATGAGCCTATCATTTGATACTGACTCATCTAATCAAATTCATTATCAATAA
- a CDS encoding DNA lyase: MEKIISGMTKTMNSVKPPRMTALRELHEAETGPFSILIGTILSARTKDEATAKAVRELFSKYKNPEELANAKLKDIEKIIKSIGFFHVKSKRIIEVANIIHTKYKDIVPDDLDTLVQLPGVGRKTANCVLVYAFEKPAIPVDIHVHRISNRLGLVDTKNPEETEQELMKKIKKKYWIDINDTFVMYGQNICKPISPMCNVCQIKKSCKFYKTKNAS; encoded by the coding sequence ATGGAAAAAATAATTTCGGGAATGACAAAAACTATGAATTCGGTAAAACCTCCCAGAATGACTGCCTTAAGAGAACTTCATGAGGCTGAAACTGGCCCATTTAGTATTTTGATTGGAACTATTCTTTCTGCAAGAACCAAAGATGAAGCAACAGCTAAAGCAGTTAGAGAATTATTCTCAAAATACAAAAATCCCGAGGAATTGGCCAATGCAAAATTAAAAGACATTGAGAAAATAATAAAATCAATTGGATTCTTTCATGTAAAATCAAAAAGAATTATTGAGGTTGCAAACATCATCCATACAAAATACAAGGATATAGTTCCGGATGATTTGGATACTTTAGTACAACTGCCGGGGGTTGGAAGAAAAACAGCTAATTGTGTTCTGGTATATGCGTTTGAAAAACCTGCAATTCCTGTGGATATTCATGTTCATCGAATCTCAAACAGATTAGGATTAGTTGATACAAAAAATCCCGAGGAAACAGAACAAGAATTAATGAAGAAAATCAAAAAGAAATACTGGATTGACATTAATGATACTTTTGTAATGTATGGTCAGAATATTTGTAAGCCAATCTCTCCAATGTGTAACGTATGTCAAATTAAAAAGAGTTGTAAATTTTACAAAACTAAGAACGCTTCGTAA
- the cobM gene encoding precorrin-4 C(11)-methyltransferase: protein MSDVFFVGCGPGDPDLITVKAKKLIQKADIVVYSGSLIPEPILKLCKKGKLHDAAKLVREEIFDLLYKNAKKDKLVVRLHDGDPSIYGAIKEQIDNLEKKRIKSTVIPGVTAFLASAAALGMQLTLPGVTQTIIVTRAESRTKVPKREKISELAKHKATLIFYLSIQLISNLVTEAIAGGYKKSTPVAVVYRASWKDQKIIKGTLEDIAKKIKEDKITRTAIVIISDVIDPETYEYSKLYDKKFSHGYRKAKLTKN from the coding sequence GTGTCTGATGTATTTTTTGTGGGATGTGGACCTGGAGATCCTGATCTAATCACAGTAAAAGCTAAAAAACTAATTCAGAAAGCTGACATTGTTGTATATTCGGGTTCTTTAATACCCGAACCAATTTTAAAACTTTGTAAAAAAGGAAAATTACATGATGCTGCAAAATTAGTTAGGGAGGAAATTTTTGATTTGCTTTATAAAAATGCAAAAAAAGACAAGCTTGTTGTGAGATTACACGATGGAGATCCATCAATTTATGGTGCAATCAAAGAGCAAATTGATAATCTTGAAAAAAAAAGAATTAAATCCACTGTAATTCCTGGAGTCACTGCATTTTTAGCCTCAGCTGCTGCATTGGGAATGCAACTTACACTTCCTGGAGTAACTCAGACAATAATTGTCACGAGAGCAGAATCAAGAACTAAAGTACCAAAACGTGAAAAAATCTCTGAACTTGCAAAACACAAGGCAACATTGATCTTTTATCTTAGTATTCAATTAATTTCTAATTTAGTAACTGAGGCAATTGCAGGAGGATATAAAAAATCTACTCCTGTAGCGGTTGTCTATCGAGCAAGTTGGAAAGATCAAAAAATAATTAAAGGAACGTTGGAAGACATAGCAAAAAAAATTAAAGAAGACAAAATTACAAGAACTGCTATTGTAATAATCAGTGATGTGATAGATCCTGAAACCTATGAGTATTCCAAGTTATATGATAAGAAGTTCAGTCATGGATATAGAAAAGCTAAATTGACAAAAAATTAA
- a CDS encoding DUF814 domain-containing protein produces MALAGIELRYLVDKISEQVQGYYISNIYGITKDSILFKLHHTEKSDLFMMISTSGVWLTAVKIDQLEPNRLLKRLRSDLLRLKLKKIEQIGAERIAYFTFEGFGKEFVLVGEFFGDGNILLCNNEMKILALQHSIEVRHRKLSVGLEYTQPPESGLDIFNIKESDLNELRTTDLVSAKWLGRNLGLPKKYVEAVFEIANINPKKIGNLLTDEEVKLILETVKRIVSDVVSGNHEAVIVRNERIEVLPVKLGKLEGEITPANSFIEELDTVFTENIIEGGKLVQSSGSDKKIKQLETQISEQQKAIETVKEKSKNITSVANSLFEMISNGIISIENDSAQKILAINNAKLVNEKGISLIIVQDEKIKINTKSALQSIASVLFNEAKKQSGAISSIQVIKEKTERKLEKFLSKTESEKDLIVVSEIRKKSWYERYRWFFTSDGILAIGGRDAASNSAVVRKHLVKNDRIFHGDIFGSPFFILKEGENAPISSMNEVAHATVCFSRAWREGLYGVSAFWVNPEQVKKSAPSGEFLPKGSFTIEGQRNFIKSETLRLAVGIMPQDDDDYVLTCGPPEPIKKNSMCYAIIEPHGLEMAEAAKKIRIEFLKIHENIAKKINIDDFIRALPAGKSQIVEIGEGDLQKKSVIDNEFD; encoded by the coding sequence ATGGCTCTAGCAGGAATAGAATTACGATATTTGGTGGACAAAATTTCAGAGCAAGTCCAGGGCTACTATATCAGCAACATTTACGGAATAACAAAAGACAGCATTCTCTTCAAGCTTCATCATACTGAAAAAAGTGATCTCTTCATGATGATTTCGACATCCGGTGTGTGGTTGACTGCAGTAAAAATTGATCAGTTAGAACCGAATAGATTACTAAAAAGATTACGAAGTGATCTCCTCAGATTAAAACTGAAAAAAATTGAGCAGATTGGAGCAGAGAGAATAGCATATTTTACTTTTGAGGGATTTGGAAAAGAGTTTGTTTTGGTAGGAGAATTCTTCGGAGATGGGAATATCTTACTTTGTAATAATGAGATGAAAATTCTTGCATTACAGCATTCGATAGAGGTCAGACACAGAAAACTAAGTGTAGGATTAGAATATACACAACCTCCAGAAAGTGGACTTGATATTTTTAACATAAAAGAATCGGATCTTAATGAATTAAGAACTACAGATTTGGTTTCAGCCAAATGGCTTGGACGAAATTTAGGTTTACCAAAAAAATATGTTGAAGCAGTTTTTGAAATTGCAAATATCAATCCAAAAAAGATCGGCAATCTATTGACAGATGAGGAGGTTAAACTGATACTTGAGACCGTAAAAAGAATTGTTTCAGATGTGGTATCAGGAAATCATGAAGCAGTGATAGTTAGAAATGAAAGAATCGAGGTGCTTCCAGTGAAATTAGGAAAATTGGAGGGAGAGATAACGCCAGCAAACAGTTTCATTGAAGAATTAGATACAGTTTTCACAGAAAATATAATTGAAGGTGGCAAATTAGTTCAGTCAAGTGGTTCTGATAAGAAAATAAAACAATTGGAAACCCAGATTTCTGAACAACAAAAAGCCATTGAAACAGTAAAAGAAAAATCAAAAAACATTACGAGTGTTGCAAATTCCTTGTTTGAAATGATATCAAATGGAATAATATCAATAGAAAACGATTCTGCACAGAAAATCTTGGCTATTAATAATGCAAAACTAGTCAATGAGAAAGGAATTTCATTGATAATTGTTCAGGATGAAAAAATAAAAATAAATACAAAATCTGCCCTTCAATCAATTGCGTCAGTATTATTCAATGAAGCAAAGAAACAATCTGGAGCAATTAGTTCAATTCAAGTGATTAAAGAAAAAACAGAGAGAAAATTAGAGAAGTTTTTGAGTAAAACGGAATCTGAGAAAGATTTGATCGTAGTCTCAGAAATTAGAAAGAAGAGTTGGTACGAAAGATACAGGTGGTTTTTTACTTCTGACGGCATACTTGCAATAGGAGGAAGAGATGCGGCATCAAATTCAGCTGTAGTTAGAAAACATTTAGTAAAAAATGACAGGATTTTTCATGGCGATATTTTTGGCTCACCTTTTTTTATTCTGAAAGAAGGAGAAAATGCGCCTATTTCCAGTATGAATGAAGTTGCACACGCCACAGTTTGTTTCAGTCGTGCATGGAGAGAAGGGTTGTATGGCGTAAGTGCTTTTTGGGTGAACCCAGAACAAGTAAAAAAATCTGCACCTAGCGGAGAATTCCTTCCAAAAGGTTCATTCACAATTGAAGGACAACGAAATTTTATCAAATCTGAAACTCTTCGTTTAGCTGTAGGAATTATGCCACAAGATGATGATGATTATGTTTTAACGTGTGGTCCACCCGAACCAATTAAGAAAAATTCTATGTGTTATGCAATAATTGAACCACATGGATTAGAAATGGCAGAAGCCGCCAAAAAAATACGAATAGAATTTTTGAAAATACACGAGAATATTGCAAAAAAAATAAACATTGACGACTTTATTCGTGCATTGCCAGCAGGAAAAAGTCAGATAGTAGAAATTGGTGAAGGTGATTTACAAAAAAAAAGTGTTATTGATAATGAATTTGATTAG
- the cbiT gene encoding precorrin-6Y C5,15-methyltransferase (decarboxylating) subunit CbiT — MWKFKTPGIPDEYFERVEKVPITKEEVRVIQISKARLKPGQVVYDIGCGSGSISIEAAIQIGLSGKVLAVDYDENAIDLTKKNMKKFEVSNISTIYGNAKEKILDLEEADTIFIGGTGGDTKEIVELSQDKLKSGGRIVVGIILIETLYSVLQILDKLQFESVDMTQVTISKSRKTTTGTMMLARNPVTIISATKI; from the coding sequence ATGTGGAAATTTAAAACACCTGGTATTCCTGATGAATATTTTGAACGAGTAGAAAAAGTTCCAATAACTAAAGAAGAAGTAAGAGTAATTCAAATTAGCAAGGCCAGGTTAAAACCTGGTCAGGTCGTTTATGATATCGGATGTGGCAGCGGTTCCATTTCTATTGAGGCTGCCATTCAAATTGGTTTATCTGGTAAAGTATTGGCAGTTGATTATGATGAAAATGCTATAGATTTAACAAAAAAAAATATGAAAAAGTTTGAGGTATCAAATATTTCTACAATTTATGGAAATGCTAAAGAAAAAATTTTGGATCTTGAAGAAGCTGATACTATTTTTATCGGCGGTACTGGTGGAGATACTAAAGAGATAGTGGAATTATCTCAAGATAAGCTAAAGTCTGGGGGTAGAATTGTGGTAGGAATAATATTGATTGAAACGCTTTATTCTGTATTACAAATACTAGATAAATTACAGTTCGAATCTGTAGATATGACTCAAGTAACAATCTCAAAGAGTAGAAAAACTACTACAGGAACTATGATGCTTGCAAGAAATCCAGTCACCATCATTTCTGCTACAAAAATCTAA
- a CDS encoding glycosyltransferase, whose amino-acid sequence MSTEAFGNKTQVSIIIPTYNESQNIVKILHTISKHVPKNISTEAIVVDDNLPDGTGKIVEEYLKDFKKVAGYTINIIHRKAKNGLSSAILNGIQNAKGETIVVMDSDFSHPPQIIPKMIEAFKQYQCDLVVASRYITEGKIEGWTIKRKLMSKIAIMIAKRGLGVKVKDPMSGFFAFKKNIINGLNFDALGYKFLLEILVKTNGISIKEIPYTFENRQFGASKLDNSIIIDYIKSVWKLYKSKSTSTANEKRGSVHFISKAARFFTVGASGFIVNYVISMLFTSGLTELWYLHANIFGIIASISTNFILNKVWTFEDRDFSRKKTLSQFGKFGLFSSLGALIQLGMVFWLVDSHSIAYPFALISAIGTAAFSNFILNKKLTFKEKLWN is encoded by the coding sequence ATGAGTACAGAAGCCTTTGGCAACAAAACTCAGGTTTCAATTATCATTCCAACTTATAATGAATCTCAGAATATTGTGAAAATACTGCATACTATTTCCAAACACGTACCAAAAAATATTTCCACTGAAGCTATTGTGGTTGATGACAATTTGCCTGATGGTACAGGTAAAATTGTTGAAGAATATCTAAAAGACTTCAAAAAAGTTGCAGGCTATACAATTAACATTATCCATAGAAAAGCCAAGAACGGGCTTTCTTCTGCAATATTAAACGGAATACAAAATGCGAAAGGAGAGACAATAGTTGTAATGGATTCAGACTTTTCCCACCCTCCTCAGATTATACCAAAAATGATTGAAGCGTTTAAACAATATCAATGCGATCTGGTCGTTGCTTCCAGATACATAACAGAGGGAAAGATCGAGGGTTGGACAATAAAACGAAAATTAATGAGTAAAATTGCAATCATGATTGCAAAAAGAGGATTAGGTGTTAAAGTAAAGGATCCAATGTCTGGATTTTTTGCATTCAAGAAAAATATCATCAACGGACTGAACTTTGATGCATTAGGTTACAAATTTCTTTTGGAAATTCTTGTCAAGACAAACGGAATTAGCATAAAGGAAATTCCATACACTTTTGAAAATAGACAGTTTGGTGCAAGTAAACTAGACAACTCGATAATTATTGACTATATTAAGTCAGTCTGGAAATTATATAAGAGTAAAAGTACTTCAACGGCAAACGAAAAACGTGGTTCGGTTCATTTTATTTCAAAAGCTGCAAGATTTTTTACAGTTGGTGCATCTGGATTTATCGTAAACTATGTAATTTCAATGCTTTTCACATCAGGCCTAACTGAATTATGGTATCTTCACGCAAACATATTTGGAATAATTGCTTCAATATCGACCAATTTTATTTTGAATAAGGTTTGGACATTTGAAGACAGGGATTTTTCACGAAAGAAAACGCTATCTCAATTTGGAAAATTCGGCTTGTTTAGCTCATTAGGTGCATTAATTCAATTAGGAATGGTGTTTTGGTTGGTAGATTCTCATAGTATTGCGTATCCGTTTGCCTTGATTTCAGCAATTGGAACTGCGGCTTTTAGTAACTTTATCTTGAATAAAAAACTAACTTTCAAAGAAAAGCTTTGGAACTAG
- a CDS encoding DUF521 domain-containing protein: MELTRQEESALKGEQGEVMQMAHRILVATGEATDAEKLIPIEWAHLSGVNYNTIGDAGEEFLSSISKDARVKVKTTLNPMGFDIDNVSNYGLDENFISKQLSIRNSYENMGVIPSFSCIPYEIYDIPKSQTQVAFAESNAAIHANSFDNLKTNKESAFSALASAIIGKSPFSSLRKEDEPNITIRMKVKNPNELTYGMLGFFAGKVGDTSVNISGLGNMDKRQTKAMCGGMGTSGTCAKFIFGDGDSDCEKIDFDEKEMQNIHDELNTAEKGDLITLGSPQLGLDEISDLAGKLKGRSFQKRCMVFLPRTVKEQARKIGYTNELERAGCEILSDCCTCLSPLISKDNVDAVTTNSIKGAFYLKNSNGVDVNLKSLSQIVEDETR; encoded by the coding sequence TTGGAATTAACTAGACAAGAAGAATCTGCTCTGAAGGGTGAACAAGGAGAAGTTATGCAGATGGCACATAGAATTCTAGTTGCAACGGGTGAGGCAACAGATGCTGAAAAATTAATACCAATAGAATGGGCTCATCTTTCCGGGGTAAATTATAACACCATTGGTGATGCAGGAGAAGAATTTCTATCTAGCATTAGCAAAGATGCACGAGTTAAAGTGAAAACAACTCTGAATCCGATGGGGTTTGATATTGATAACGTTTCAAACTATGGCCTAGATGAAAATTTTATCTCAAAACAACTGTCAATTAGAAACTCGTACGAAAATATGGGCGTTATTCCTTCTTTTTCGTGTATTCCTTATGAGATATACGATATTCCAAAAAGTCAAACTCAAGTAGCCTTTGCAGAAAGCAATGCGGCAATTCATGCAAATTCGTTTGACAATCTAAAAACAAACAAGGAGAGCGCGTTTAGTGCACTTGCTAGTGCAATTATCGGAAAAAGCCCTTTCTCCTCATTAAGAAAAGAGGATGAACCAAATATCACAATTAGAATGAAGGTAAAAAATCCAAATGAGCTAACATATGGAATGCTAGGCTTTTTTGCAGGAAAAGTTGGAGACACTTCTGTAAATATTTCTGGACTTGGAAATATGGATAAAAGACAAACAAAAGCAATGTGTGGTGGAATGGGAACGTCGGGAACATGCGCCAAGTTTATTTTTGGAGATGGAGATTCTGATTGTGAAAAAATAGATTTTGATGAAAAAGAGATGCAAAACATTCATGATGAGCTAAATACTGCCGAGAAAGGTGATTTAATCACACTTGGCAGCCCTCAATTGGGATTAGATGAGATATCTGATCTTGCCGGGAAATTAAAGGGACGTTCTTTTCAAAAGAGATGCATGGTATTTTTACCGAGAACAGTAAAAGAACAGGCAAGAAAAATTGGCTATACAAATGAACTTGAACGTGCTGGATGTGAAATTCTTTCTGATTGTTGCACGTGTTTGTCTCCACTGATAAGTAAAGATAATGTTGATGCAGTTACTACCAATAGCATCAAGGGTGCATTTTATCTTAAAAATTCCAATGGTGTGGATGTCAATCTAAAATCACTATCACAAATAGTTGAAGATGAAACAAGATGA
- the glyS gene encoding glycine--tRNA ligase — MDYEAVMKLALERGFYFPSCEIYADAQAGFWEYGPSGVSLKNKFLELWRRELIRRDGMLEIDGSQIMSKSVFEASGHLGNFADPIIKCTKCNATFRADRIIAELTQIEIPESADLKEFDDAILQNNIKCPKCKGDFDKTKNFNMMFKVGIGPEEEEAYLRPETCQSIFVDFPRLYKTMRGKLPLGIAQVGKSFRNEIAPRQSLLRLREFYQAEIEVFCNPSKLSEMEKFSEIQDVTIRIQTDAEPISMTCKKAVESGIVPNKFVAYYLGILTEFYEKTGIDITKSRFRKLGDKEKAFYAEVAFDFEVETTTGWLELVACNYRSDYDLFSHEKKSKQKFEIMDGDEKVLPHVFEISMGIDRSLYTILEHSLKDDKEHERMVLALKPYLAPTHVGILSLVKKDGLKEKTDEVYLGIKRKCDAFLDHSGAIGRRYRRLDEVGSPFAVTVDHQTLEDETVTIRKRDSMEQNRIKISELDSIIIDSTAYP, encoded by the coding sequence TTGGACTACGAAGCAGTGATGAAACTGGCACTCGAACGTGGATTTTATTTTCCTAGTTGTGAGATTTATGCAGATGCACAGGCAGGGTTTTGGGAATATGGTCCGTCAGGGGTTAGCTTAAAAAATAAATTTTTAGAGTTGTGGAGAAGAGAACTCATTCGAAGGGATGGAATGCTTGAGATTGATGGCTCTCAAATAATGTCAAAATCAGTTTTTGAGGCATCTGGACATTTAGGAAATTTTGCAGATCCAATAATAAAATGTACAAAATGTAATGCAACATTTAGGGCAGATAGAATAATTGCAGAACTCACACAGATTGAAATTCCAGAAAGTGCAGATTTGAAAGAATTTGATGATGCAATTTTACAAAATAACATAAAATGTCCAAAATGTAAGGGGGATTTTGACAAAACAAAGAATTTCAACATGATGTTCAAAGTGGGAATAGGTCCTGAAGAAGAAGAAGCTTATCTACGCCCTGAGACATGCCAATCAATCTTTGTTGATTTTCCCAGACTGTACAAGACCATGAGAGGCAAGCTGCCATTAGGAATAGCACAAGTGGGGAAAAGTTTTAGAAATGAGATAGCGCCTCGACAAAGCCTGCTTCGTCTAAGAGAATTTTATCAAGCAGAAATTGAAGTATTTTGCAATCCATCAAAACTCAGTGAAATGGAAAAATTTTCAGAGATTCAGGATGTGACAATCAGAATTCAAACAGATGCAGAACCCATTTCAATGACATGTAAGAAAGCAGTAGAATCAGGAATTGTTCCAAACAAGTTTGTGGCATATTACTTGGGAATTTTAACGGAGTTTTATGAGAAGACAGGAATTGACATTACGAAAAGTAGATTCAGAAAACTTGGTGACAAGGAAAAGGCATTCTATGCTGAGGTCGCTTTTGACTTTGAAGTTGAAACTACAACAGGCTGGCTAGAATTAGTTGCATGTAATTATAGATCTGATTATGATTTATTCAGTCACGAAAAAAAGAGCAAGCAAAAATTTGAGATAATGGATGGTGATGAGAAGGTCTTACCACACGTATTTGAAATTTCAATGGGAATAGATAGGAGTCTATACACGATATTAGAACATAGTTTGAAAGATGACAAAGAGCATGAAAGAATGGTTTTGGCATTAAAACCATATCTAGCACCAACACATGTTGGAATCCTATCCCTGGTCAAAAAAGATGGACTGAAAGAGAAAACAGACGAGGTTTACTTAGGAATCAAAAGAAAATGTGATGCATTCTTAGATCACTCGGGTGCAATAGGAAGAAGATATAGAAGACTAGACGAGGTAGGTTCCCCATTTGCTGTAACCGTTGATCATCAAACTTTGGAAGATGAAACCGTAACCATTAGAAAAAGAGATTCCATGGAACAAAATAGGATTAAGATTTCTGAATTAGATTCAATAATAATTGATTCAACTGCATATCCATGA